A portion of the Gigantopelta aegis isolate Gae_Host chromosome 10, Gae_host_genome, whole genome shotgun sequence genome contains these proteins:
- the LOC121384506 gene encoding methyltransferase-like protein 24 yields the protein MVASRWFRFCGTMNYRVVLVVCVTIFLFLFVFTRIADLKTATNNLHLMFLNAQREGTSTKSAKQLQDLASSAPIRKMPHVDADSSAPIRKMPHVDADSSAPIRKMPRVDTSILAGVRKKGLVKGLPTGKRLKSMDKESMFKTYHSYVTNIDIICERKFRMGKIGDGGWEVCDDPPYRPIKPCIVYSFGINYDFSFDDDIAKTYECDVYSFDPSMKMNTTRRNDRIMFYKIGIGGKDTINKRKWNIMTLTSIRKMLKHSKSVIDVLKMDVETAEWPALISMMEAGELKTVRQLLMEFHTKGDMQKLEIFSNLEKLGFRRFFVHLNPACRFLSLGIFPVRSSGCQEVHFVNTNILS from the exons GTTTCGATTTTGTGGCACAATGAACTACCGCGTGGTGTTAGTGGTATGTGTGACGATCTTCCTGTTTCTCTTTGTCTTCACTCGTATTGCAGATCTG AAAACAGCGACCAACAATCTTCACTTGATGTTTCTGAACGCTCAAAGAGAGGGAACTTCGACCAAGTCAGCCAAGCAACTACAAGATCTAGCTTCTTCAGCACCTATTCGTAAAATGCCACATGTTGATGCAGATTCATCGGCACCTATTCGTAAAATGCCACATGTTGATGCAGATTCATCGGCACCTATTCGTAAAATGCCACGTGTTGATACCTCGATTCTTGCTGGTGTCAGAAAGAAGGGATTG GTTAAAGGTTTACCAACAGGGAAGCGTCTCAAGTCCATGGATAAAGAATCAATGTTCAAAACCTATCATAG CTACGTAACCAACATCGATATTATTTGTGAACGGAAATTTAGAATGGGTAAAATAGGAGATGGAGGCTGGGAAGTGTGTGATGATCCACCATACAGACCCATTAAACCATGCATAGTGTACTCGTTTGG AATCAACTACGATTTCTCCTTTGATGACGACATTGCGAAGACTTATGAATGTGACGTGTATTCGTTTGATCCAAG catGAAAATGAACACAACAAGACGGAATGATCGTATCATGTTTTATAAAATTGGAATTGGAGGAAAagacacaataaataaaaggaaatgGAATATAATGACTTTGACATCAATACGCAAGATGCTCAAACATTCAAAG TCGGttattgatgttttaaaaatggatGTCGAAACCGCAGAGTGGCCTGCGCTAATTTCGATGATGGAAGCCGGAGAGCTGAAAACAGTCCGACAACTCCTGATGGAATTTCACACAAAGGGCGATATGCAAAAACTCGAAATTTTCTCAAACCTCGAAAAACTTGGATTCAGACGATTTTTTGTTCACTTGAATCCTGCTTGTCGATTTTTAAGCTTAGGCATATTTCCTGTGCGTTCATCTGGTTGTCAAGAAGTtcattttgtaaacactaaCATTCTGTCGTAA